The Kitasatospora setae KM-6054 genome contains a region encoding:
- a CDS encoding carbohydrate ABC transporter permease produces MRARTAERPQKWGNPFTYFVALLFIGLCVAPVLYIVLGGFRTNAQISTSPAGLPEPWVAGNYLDVLGSVTFWGEFANSLVVALASTVGTVVLGLMVSFVLARYDFRFKGAMYSLFAAGLMFPMVIAITPLYIVVKNLGLVDNLLGVIVPQIAFGLPTTVIILVPFLRAIPREIEEAAAIDGTGRLGFFFRMVVPLSRPGVVTVGILGFIGSWNNYVLPLYVLNSQANFTLPLGVQAFSSQYSVDTAKVLAFTSLAMLPAMAFFAAFEKKIVGGLTGAVKG; encoded by the coding sequence ATGCGCGCGCGGACGGCCGAGCGGCCGCAGAAGTGGGGCAACCCCTTCACCTACTTCGTCGCCCTGCTGTTCATCGGCCTCTGCGTGGCGCCCGTGCTCTACATCGTGCTCGGCGGGTTCCGCACCAACGCGCAGATCAGCACCAGCCCGGCCGGCCTGCCCGAGCCCTGGGTGGCCGGCAACTACCTTGACGTGCTGGGGTCGGTGACGTTCTGGGGCGAGTTCGCCAACTCCCTGGTGGTGGCGCTCGCCAGCACCGTGGGCACGGTGGTCCTGGGCCTGATGGTGAGCTTCGTGCTCGCCCGCTACGACTTCAGGTTCAAGGGGGCGATGTACTCGCTGTTCGCGGCCGGCCTGATGTTCCCGATGGTCATCGCGATCACCCCGCTGTACATCGTGGTCAAGAACCTCGGCCTGGTCGACAACCTGCTCGGCGTGATCGTCCCGCAGATCGCCTTCGGCCTGCCGACCACCGTGATCATCCTGGTGCCGTTCCTGCGGGCCATCCCGCGGGAGATCGAGGAGGCCGCCGCGATCGACGGCACCGGCCGGCTCGGGTTCTTCTTCCGGATGGTGGTCCCGCTGTCGCGCCCCGGCGTGGTGACGGTCGGCATCCTCGGTTTCATCGGCAGCTGGAACAACTACGTGCTGCCGCTGTACGTGCTGAACTCGCAGGCGAACTTCACCCTGCCGCTCGGCGTCCAGGCGTTCTCCTCGCAGTACTCCGTCGACACCGCGAAGGTGCTCGCCTTCACCTCGCTCGCCATGCTGCCCGCGATGGCGTTCTTCGCCGCCTTCGAGAAGAAGATCGTCGGCGGCCTGACCGGTGCCGTGAAGGGCTGA
- a CDS encoding carbohydrate ABC transporter permease produces MSNTLGTEPVDGPQSQGTPRAGRAAPSARPAPRPAAPRRRRGRAKLRFEIAVLSGPAVLVFLAFVIFPVALAAFYGFYRWHGYGPPTDWVGLRNYRLILTDPAFQQVLWHTGVILVLSLAVQGPLAIGLALLLNQRIRGRSAIRILIFVPYVVSEVIVGTGWSLMLQSNGALNDLLAHVGLGFLRADWLADPDLAIWTLLGIISWKYIGFAVILMLAGLQSIPEELSEAAQIDGASYWQIQRLVTLPLLGPTIRIWAFLSIIGSLQLFDLVYIIWGPYVAGTAGTSTMAIYMVGQGRNAGNYGYGSAIAVVMFLISLVVALLYQRFLLRRDLRGALTEGAS; encoded by the coding sequence ATGAGCAACACCCTGGGTACGGAGCCGGTCGACGGCCCCCAGTCGCAGGGCACGCCCCGAGCCGGGCGCGCGGCCCCGTCCGCGCGCCCGGCCCCGCGGCCGGCGGCCCCCCGCCGCCGGCGCGGCCGTGCCAAGCTGCGGTTCGAGATCGCGGTGCTGTCCGGACCGGCGGTCCTGGTCTTCCTGGCGTTCGTGATCTTCCCGGTGGCGCTGGCCGCGTTCTACGGCTTCTACCGGTGGCACGGCTACGGGCCGCCCACCGACTGGGTCGGCCTGCGGAACTACCGGCTGATCCTCACCGACCCGGCGTTCCAGCAGGTGCTGTGGCACACCGGGGTGATCCTGGTGCTCTCGCTGGCCGTCCAGGGGCCGCTGGCGATCGGCCTGGCGCTGCTGCTCAACCAGCGGATCCGCGGCCGCTCGGCGATCCGGATCCTGATCTTCGTGCCGTACGTGGTCTCCGAGGTCATCGTCGGCACCGGCTGGAGCCTGATGCTCCAGAGCAACGGCGCGCTCAACGACCTGCTGGCCCACGTCGGCCTGGGCTTCCTGCGGGCCGACTGGCTGGCCGACCCGGACCTGGCGATCTGGACGCTGCTGGGCATCATCTCGTGGAAGTACATCGGCTTCGCGGTGATCCTGATGCTCGCGGGCCTGCAGTCGATCCCGGAGGAGCTGTCCGAGGCCGCCCAGATCGACGGCGCCTCGTACTGGCAGATCCAGCGGCTCGTCACGCTGCCGCTGCTGGGGCCGACGATCCGGATCTGGGCGTTCCTGTCGATCATCGGCTCGCTGCAGCTGTTCGACCTCGTCTACATCATCTGGGGCCCGTACGTGGCGGGCACCGCGGGCACCTCGACCATGGCGATCTACATGGTCGGCCAGGGCCGCAACGCGGGCAACTACGGCTACGGGAGCGCGATCGCGGTCGTGATGTTCCTGATCTCGCTCGTCGTCGCCCTGCTCTACCAGCGCTTCCTGCTCCGCCGCGACCTGCGGGGCGCCCTCACCGAAGGAGCCTCCTGA
- a CDS encoding extracellular solute-binding protein — MIRKTRRAAAAAIALGVALAVTGCAGGGEEGGGSAGGKVTLTLWENAQPGAGAEYWKTAAAAYEALHPNTKVNIQTIQNEDLDGKLQTALNSGSAPDIFLQRGGGKMQAMVQAGQVQALELTDTDRANAGAAGIAGYTIDGKVYAMPVDTQPEGVYYSKDLFQQAGITAPPTTMGELQDAVAKLKAIGVAPIAVGAKDAWPAAHWYYNFVLRECGQDTLKKAAASLKFDDPCWTKAGEDLAAFLKTEPFQQGFLTTSSQQGAGSSAGLVANHKAGMELMGNWNPGVIASLTPDQEPLPDLGWFPFPAVPGGKGDPAAIMGGLDGFSLSKKAPKEALDFLRFLVTAEQQKAYAKAFVAIPVNQEAQAGVTEPYNVSALQAFNKAPYSVLFLDTEYGQNVGNAMNTAVVNLLAGKGGAADIAKDTNAAAAKG, encoded by the coding sequence ATGATCAGAAAGACCCGCCGCGCGGCCGCCGCCGCGATCGCCCTGGGCGTCGCCCTCGCCGTCACCGGCTGCGCGGGCGGCGGTGAGGAGGGCGGCGGCTCGGCCGGCGGCAAGGTCACGCTGACCCTCTGGGAGAACGCCCAGCCGGGCGCGGGCGCCGAGTACTGGAAGACCGCGGCGGCGGCGTACGAGGCGCTGCACCCGAACACCAAGGTGAACATCCAGACGATCCAGAACGAGGACCTGGACGGGAAGCTGCAGACCGCGCTCAACTCCGGCTCCGCGCCGGACATCTTCCTGCAGCGCGGCGGCGGCAAGATGCAGGCCATGGTGCAGGCCGGCCAGGTCCAGGCGCTGGAGCTGACCGACACCGACCGGGCGAACGCGGGCGCGGCCGGCATCGCCGGCTACACGATCGACGGCAAGGTCTACGCGATGCCGGTCGACACCCAGCCCGAGGGCGTCTACTACAGCAAGGACCTGTTCCAGCAGGCCGGGATCACCGCGCCGCCCACCACGATGGGCGAACTCCAGGACGCCGTCGCGAAGTTGAAGGCGATCGGCGTCGCGCCGATCGCGGTCGGCGCCAAGGACGCCTGGCCGGCCGCGCACTGGTACTACAACTTCGTCCTGCGCGAGTGCGGCCAGGACACCCTGAAGAAGGCCGCCGCGTCGCTGAAGTTCGACGACCCGTGCTGGACCAAGGCCGGCGAGGACCTCGCCGCGTTCCTGAAGACCGAGCCCTTCCAGCAGGGCTTCCTGACCACCTCCTCGCAGCAGGGCGCCGGCTCGTCCGCGGGCCTGGTCGCCAACCACAAGGCGGGCATGGAGCTGATGGGCAACTGGAACCCCGGCGTGATCGCCAGCCTGACCCCGGACCAGGAGCCGCTGCCCGACCTGGGCTGGTTCCCCTTCCCGGCCGTGCCGGGCGGGAAGGGCGACCCGGCCGCCATCATGGGCGGCCTCGACGGCTTCTCGCTGTCCAAGAAGGCGCCGAAGGAGGCCCTCGACTTCCTGCGCTTCCTGGTCACCGCGGAGCAGCAGAAGGCGTACGCCAAGGCGTTCGTCGCCATCCCGGTGAACCAGGAGGCCCAGGCGGGCGTCACCGAGCCCTACAACGTGTCGGCGCTCCAGGCGTTCAACAAGGCCCCCTACTCGGTGCTGTTCCTCGACACCGAGTACGGCCAGAACGTCGGCAACGCGATGAACACCGCCGTGGTGAACCTGCTGGCCGGCAAGGGCGGCGCGGCGGACATCGCCAAGGACACCAACGCCGCCGCCGCGAAGGGCTGA